In the Microtus pennsylvanicus isolate mMicPen1 chromosome 6, mMicPen1.hap1, whole genome shotgun sequence genome, one interval contains:
- the LOC142851974 gene encoding small ribosomal subunit protein eS6-like, with protein MKWNISFPATGCQKLIEVGDECKLRTFYEKRVATEVAADALGEEWKGHVVRISGGNDKQGFPMKQGVLTHGRVRLLLSKGHSCYRPRRTGERKRKSVRGCIVDANLSVLNLVIVKKGEKDIPGLTDTTVPSQLGPKRASRIRKLFNLSKEDDVHQYVVRKPLNKEGKKPRTKAPKIQRLVTPRVLQHKRRHIALKKQRTKKNKEEAAEYAKLLAKRMKEAKEKHQE; from the coding sequence ATGAAATGGAATATCTCCTTCCCAGCCACCGGCTGCCAGAAACTCATCGAAGTGGGCGATGAATGCAAGCTTCGGACCTTCTATGAGAAGCGCGTGGCCACGGAAGTGGCTGCCGATGCCCTGGGTGAAGAGTGGAAGGGTCACGTGGTCCGAATCAGTGGCGGCAATGACAAACAAGGTTTTCCCATGAAACAAGGTGTCCTGACCCATGGCAGAGTGCGCCTGCTGTTGAGTAAGGGGCATTCTTGTTATAGACCAAGGAGAACTGGAGAGAGGAAGCGCAAATCTGTCCGAGGATGCATTGTGGATGCCAATCTGAGTGTTCTCAACTTGGTTATTgtaaaaaaaggagagaaggatatTCCTGGACTGACAGATACTACTGTGCCTAGTCAGTTGGGACCTAAAAGAGCTAGCAGAATCCGAAAACTTTTTAATCTTTCTAAAGAAGATGATGTCCACCAGTACGTTGTCAGAAAGCCTTTAAACAAAGAAGGTAAGAAGCCCAGGACCAAGGCACCCAAGATTCAGCGTCTTGTGACTCCACGTGTCCTGCAACACAAACGCCGGCATATTGCTCTGAAGAAGCAacgaacaaagaaaaacaaggaggaGGCTGCAGAATATGCTAAACTTTTggccaagagaatgaaggaagccaaagaaaagcaCCAGGAATAG